One window of Desulfobulbaceae bacterium genomic DNA carries:
- a CDS encoding 50S ribosomal protein L3 yields the protein MPKTIGLLGKKIGMTRVYNESGQAIGVTAVELGPCVVLQIKTEGKEGYNALKMGFGAKTEKRMTKPEIGQCKAADKGGFYHIKEFSVIDPSQYQVGQVISIEDMFKIGDLVDVTGVSKGKGFQGVIKRHGFKGGGNSHGSMFHRAPGSIGCSAWPSRVVKGKKMPGHMGTDRVNKKNVTIFDIRSDENVLLVKGSLPGAKQGLLEIYTKLF from the coding sequence ATGCCAAAAACAATAGGATTACTTGGGAAAAAGATTGGAATGACCCGGGTGTATAATGAGAGTGGCCAAGCTATAGGCGTAACTGCAGTCGAGTTAGGTCCGTGTGTTGTTTTACAGATTAAAACAGAAGGCAAGGAAGGTTATAATGCCTTGAAGATGGGCTTTGGAGCAAAAACTGAAAAAAGAATGACTAAGCCTGAGATAGGACAGTGTAAAGCTGCTGATAAGGGAGGATTCTATCATATAAAGGAGTTTTCCGTAATAGATCCATCTCAGTATCAAGTGGGACAAGTTATCTCAATTGAAGATATGTTCAAAATCGGTGACTTGGTTGATGTTACCGGTGTAAGTAAAGGTAAGGGATTCCAGGGTGTCATAAAGCGGCATGGGTTTAAGGGTGGCGGTAATAGTCACGGATCAATGTTTCATCGTGCACCAGGCTCAATTGGATGTTCCGCATGGCCTAGTAGAGTTGTAAAGGGTAAAAAAATGCCAGGACATATGGGAACTGATAGAGTTAACAAAAAGAATGTCACTATTTTTGATATTCGTTCAGATGAGAATGTGTTGCTGGTTAAGGGATCTTTGCCTGGAGCAAAACAAGGCTTACTAGAGATTTATACAAAGTTATTTTAA
- the rpsJ gene encoding 30S ribosomal protein S10: protein MVQTQKIRIRLKGYDHKLLDQSTQEIVDTAKSTGSMIAGPIPLPTMINKYCVNRSVHVDKKSREQFEMRTHKRLLDILEPTQQTIDALMKLELSAGVDVEIKL, encoded by the coding sequence ATGGTTCAAACACAGAAAATTCGTATTAGGCTTAAAGGGTATGATCACAAACTCTTGGATCAGTCAACGCAAGAGATTGTAGACACGGCAAAGAGTACAGGGTCAATGATTGCTGGACCTATTCCACTGCCAACCATGATCAACAAGTATTGTGTTAATAGATCAGTTCATGTTGACAAAAAGTCACGAGAACAGTTTGAAATGAGGACACATAAAAGGTTGCTTGATATTCTTGAGCCGACTCAGCAAACAATTGATGCTTTAATGAAACTCGAACTCTCTGCTGGAGTCGATGTTGAGATCAAGCTTTAG
- the tuf gene encoding elongation factor Tu (EF-Tu; promotes GTP-dependent binding of aminoacyl-tRNA to the A-site of ribosomes during protein biosynthesis; when the tRNA anticodon matches the mRNA codon, GTP hydrolysis results; the inactive EF-Tu-GDP leaves the ribosome and release of GDP is promoted by elongation factor Ts; many prokaryotes have two copies of the gene encoding EF-Tu) encodes GDNVSIDGCLITPIAMTEGLRFAIREGGRTVGAGVINKIVE; translated from the coding sequence GGAGATAATGTATCGATTGATGGTTGTCTCATCACCCCGATAGCAATGACCGAAGGGTTGCGTTTTGCTATCCGCGAAGGTGGCAGAACAGTTGGCGCCGGTGTAATCAATAAGATTGTTGAATAA
- a CDS encoding 50S ribosomal protein L23: MKNICAIIKKPCLTEKGMLLQEKVNQVVLKVDPRANKIEIKAAAEKLFNVKISKVRTANMHGKNKRVGKHNGTTNDWKKAIVSLQEGQKMDFLDQL, from the coding sequence GTGAAAAACATATGCGCTATCATAAAGAAACCATGCCTTACTGAAAAGGGGATGCTGCTTCAAGAAAAAGTGAATCAGGTCGTACTTAAGGTTGACCCTAGGGCAAATAAGATCGAAATTAAAGCAGCAGCAGAAAAGCTCTTTAATGTCAAAATATCTAAAGTAAGAACAGCCAATATGCACGGAAAGAATAAGCGTGTTGGCAAGCATAATGGAACGACTAACGATTGGAAAAAGGCTATTGTATCTTTGCAAGAAGGTCAAAAAATGGACTTTTTAGATCAACTGTAA
- the rplD gene encoding 50S ribosomal protein L4, which translates to MPVTNLYNIKKEKLGELHLNDDVFGVDVNTHLLHSVVRMQLAGRRSGNACTKTRVEVRGSSAKPFKQKGTGRARAGSKRSPLWRGGGVSHGPKPRDYSLKLSKKAKRLGLKMALSARVAENNVTVLDDFQLDTIKTKNFVSVMNGFEITNALIVVPEELVTLVKSSRNVHGFQVVPTIGLNVYDILRHKHLILLQNSIELLEKRLLS; encoded by the coding sequence ATGCCAGTTACAAATTTGTACAATATAAAGAAAGAAAAATTGGGTGAATTGCACCTTAATGATGATGTGTTTGGTGTAGATGTAAACACTCATCTACTGCATAGTGTTGTTAGAATGCAGCTAGCAGGCAGAAGATCTGGAAATGCTTGCACAAAAACGCGTGTTGAAGTCAGAGGAAGTTCTGCAAAACCATTTAAACAAAAAGGAACTGGCCGAGCACGAGCTGGTAGTAAACGATCTCCACTGTGGAGAGGCGGAGGTGTGAGTCATGGTCCTAAACCTAGAGATTATTCACTTAAGCTTTCCAAAAAAGCCAAAAGATTGGGTTTGAAAATGGCTTTAAGTGCTCGAGTTGCCGAAAATAATGTCACGGTACTTGATGATTTTCAACTTGATACGATTAAAACCAAGAATTTCGTTTCGGTTATGAATGGTTTTGAGATAACTAATGCATTGATAGTAGTTCCTGAAGAACTAGTGACACTTGTTAAGTCTTCAAGAAATGTTCATGGTTTTCAGGTAGTACCGACAATCGGATTGAATGTATATGATATTCTTCGGCATAAACATTTAATACTGCTTCAAAACAGCATTGAACTCCTGGAGAAGAGGTTATTGTCGTGA